The Niallia alba genome includes a window with the following:
- a CDS encoding phosphoribosyltransferase family protein, producing MKELHTLTYLNKKISLPIINDLQMNITVEENPFDLPIEDFFKMAARINKKRAFLFVSKLLGKHLPIEPNKGLLTGFLLAARYEEIITGNVSSKRAELMTIYRNSSLHFIDEPFIGKEVSNPIIIGFAETATALGHSFYKAFQNAVFFHTTRENINELVPIISFEEEHSHATSHRCYVKDEILDNQREIILVDDELTTGKTAINIIRDLHKKYPRDKYSVVSILDWRSNDWQLEMKALEQELDITIQVVSLLKGNFELVGEHTDLVLQEEILGMMVEEPLIEYISLEDFAKERIVSTTSTSLAGIRNEFGYLKDTGRFGIHTDERTDDWIRQAANDLKKKRLGTTLCVGTGEFMYIPMKLASFMGENTYYQSTTRSPIYPNDEEHYGAMTGFRFTNPEDDDVINYLYNIKANQYDDIFLFFERKVSGERLNELLAKLKVIQMKKINIVYFSGR from the coding sequence ATGAAGGAACTACATACATTGACTTACTTAAACAAGAAAATTTCATTACCAATCATTAATGATTTACAGATGAACATTACAGTAGAAGAAAACCCATTTGATCTTCCTATAGAGGATTTTTTTAAAATGGCGGCAAGAATTAATAAGAAGCGGGCATTTTTATTTGTCAGCAAATTATTAGGTAAGCATTTACCGATTGAACCGAATAAAGGTCTATTGACGGGGTTTTTGCTTGCAGCGAGATATGAGGAAATTATTACTGGAAATGTCTCATCAAAAAGAGCTGAGTTGATGACTATTTATCGGAATTCCTCTTTGCATTTTATTGATGAGCCATTTATCGGTAAGGAAGTATCTAATCCTATAATTATCGGATTTGCAGAAACAGCAACGGCATTAGGACATTCCTTTTACAAAGCTTTTCAAAACGCTGTTTTTTTTCATACAACAAGAGAAAACATAAATGAGCTAGTTCCAATCATTTCTTTTGAAGAAGAGCATTCACATGCTACTTCCCATCGTTGTTATGTTAAAGATGAAATCCTTGATAATCAACGAGAAATCATTCTGGTCGATGATGAATTAACAACGGGCAAAACCGCAATCAATATCATCCGGGATTTACATAAGAAATATCCCAGAGACAAATACAGCGTTGTCTCCATCTTAGATTGGCGCTCTAATGATTGGCAGTTGGAAATGAAGGCTCTCGAACAGGAATTGGACATAACAATTCAAGTAGTTTCTCTACTTAAAGGAAATTTTGAGCTAGTTGGAGAACATACGGATTTAGTTTTGCAAGAAGAGATACTAGGAATGATGGTAGAGGAACCTCTAATCGAATATATAAGTTTAGAAGATTTTGCGAAAGAGCGAATAGTTTCTACAACATCTACTAGCCTAGCAGGAATTCGAAATGAATTTGGCTACTTAAAGGATACAGGGAGATTTGGTATCCATACAGATGAAAGAACAGATGACTGGATTAGACAAGCTGCCAATGATCTAAAAAAGAAGCGCTTGGGAACGACACTTTGTGTAGGAACAGGAGAATTTATGTATATACCTATGAAGCTAGCAAGTTTTATGGGGGAGAATACATATTATCAATCAACTACAAGAAGTCCGATTTACCCAAATGATGAAGAGCACTACGGAGCTATGACGGGATTTCGTTTTACGAATCCAGAAGATGACGATGTAATAAATTATTTATACAATATTAAAGCTAATCAATACGATGATATCTTCTTATTTTTTGAGAGAAAAGTGAGCGGTGAAAGATTAAATGAGTTACTAGCTAAATTGAAAGTTATTCAAATGAAAAAAATAAATATCGTATATTTTAGTGGGAGGTAA
- a CDS encoding HpcH/HpaI aldolase/citrate lyase family protein, which translates to MKLFSDLNKKQIERLFFKLPEEVFSTSEKEVLSYALASTLYMPATRPNIYHDLLIKKHPALTSMVICLEDSIGDHEVEVAERKLVEELTHIYQALEEGVLVKNELPLIFIRIRSVAQFLKIMHALGDKIALLTGIVIPKFEAVAGKIILKEVENYNKLGHCLYAMPILETKKIIEKETRMEELLSIKKVLDHYKHLILNVRIGATDFCGLYGIRRNAETTVYDIAIIRDCISDIVNLFTRADSAYVVSGPVWEYFTTKERVLIPQLRETPFRKRYGKAGMNMRTQLIDKHMDGLIREVMMDITNGLTGKTIIHPTHIKPVQALNVVSYEEYLDACNIIDSSNGDIGVMKSSFSNKMNEIKPHFYWAQKIILKSKVYGVFHEGTTYIDLLKQENFITNH; encoded by the coding sequence ATGAAATTATTCTCTGACTTAAATAAAAAACAAATCGAACGTCTTTTCTTTAAATTGCCAGAAGAGGTGTTTAGTACTTCGGAGAAGGAAGTATTGTCCTATGCGCTTGCTTCAACCCTATATATGCCTGCCACAAGACCAAATATTTATCATGATTTGTTAATAAAAAAGCATCCTGCTTTAACGTCTATGGTTATTTGCTTGGAGGATTCTATAGGCGATCATGAAGTGGAGGTGGCAGAAAGAAAATTAGTAGAAGAGTTAACGCATATTTACCAAGCGCTAGAAGAGGGAGTCTTAGTGAAAAATGAACTACCACTGATTTTTATTCGAATTCGTTCTGTTGCTCAGTTCTTGAAGATTATGCATGCGCTTGGTGACAAAATAGCTTTACTAACTGGAATTGTTATTCCAAAATTTGAAGCAGTAGCAGGAAAGATCATCTTAAAGGAAGTAGAAAATTATAATAAACTAGGACATTGTTTATATGCCATGCCGATTTTAGAAACCAAGAAAATAATTGAAAAGGAAACGAGGATGGAAGAGCTGCTCTCTATAAAAAAAGTCCTCGATCATTATAAGCATCTCATCTTAAATGTACGCATTGGTGCCACTGATTTTTGCGGATTATATGGGATTCGCAGAAACGCTGAAACAACGGTTTATGATATTGCTATTATTCGAGATTGTATTTCTGATATTGTTAACCTATTTACACGCGCAGATAGTGCTTATGTTGTTTCTGGGCCTGTGTGGGAATATTTTACGACTAAAGAAAGAGTTCTGATTCCACAATTAAGAGAGACACCTTTTCGCAAGCGGTATGGAAAAGCTGGCATGAATATGCGAACTCAACTTATAGATAAGCATATGGATGGATTAATTAGAGAAGTGATGATGGATATTACAAATGGATTAACAGGGAAGACCATTATTCATCCAACACATATAAAGCCAGTACAGGCCTTAAATGTTGTTTCTTATGAAGAGTATTTAGATGCTTGCAATATTATTGATAGTAGCAATGGTGATATAGGTGTGATGAAGAGTAGTTTTTCAAATAAGATGAATGAAATTAAACCGCATTTCTATTGGGCTCAGAAAATTATATTAAAATCAAAGGTTTACGGGGTGTTTCATGAAGGAACTACATACATTGACTTACTTAAACAAGAAAATTTCATTACCAATCATTAA
- a CDS encoding TerC family protein — protein sequence MGIFETIIDTYAQFFNWQMWGEVLTDPVSWGYIGTLVILEGLLSADNALVLAVMVKHLPPEQRKKALFYGLLGAYLFRFIAIGIGVYLIEFSWVKVLGAAYLAYLAIKYFVDRRKAANQTEEEEDNKGINKNGILIRTFGLFWGTVISVELMDIAFSVDSVLAAFGVSNQVWVLLLGGILGVLMMRGVAGVFLKLIDKIPELEATAYILILIIAVKMLLSVFEIHIDHVYFFGLLVLAFGATFIVHFRNKKKAEQQGEA from the coding sequence ATGGGAATATTTGAGACGATTATTGATACATATGCACAGTTTTTTAACTGGCAAATGTGGGGAGAGGTATTAACAGACCCAGTTAGCTGGGGTTATATTGGAACACTTGTAATATTAGAAGGGTTGCTGTCGGCTGATAACGCATTAGTGCTTGCTGTTATGGTTAAGCATTTACCACCAGAGCAAAGAAAAAAAGCATTATTTTATGGGTTATTAGGTGCTTATTTATTCCGCTTTATAGCTATAGGTATTGGTGTTTATTTAATCGAATTCTCATGGGTAAAAGTACTCGGAGCGGCATATTTAGCATATCTTGCTATTAAGTATTTTGTGGATCGTAGAAAAGCAGCTAATCAAACGGAAGAAGAAGAAGACAACAAAGGAATCAATAAAAACGGGATTCTTATCCGTACATTTGGTCTATTTTGGGGAACCGTAATTTCAGTAGAATTAATGGATATTGCTTTTTCTGTAGATAGTGTTTTAGCAGCATTTGGAGTAAGTAACCAAGTTTGGGTGTTATTACTAGGTGGTATTCTTGGCGTTCTTATGATGCGTGGTGTAGCGGGTGTTTTCCTAAAATTAATTGATAAAATTCCCGAGTTGGAAGCAACAGCTTACATCCTCATCTTAATTATTGCGGTTAAGATGTTACTAAGTGTTTTTGAAATTCACATCGATCATGTTTATTTCTTCGGATTGTTAGTATTAGCATTTGGTGCAACTTTCATTGTCCATTTTAGAAATAAAAAGAAAGCGGAACAACAAGGAGAAGCTTAA
- a CDS encoding TerD family protein translates to MAISLSKGQKVDLTKGNPGLSKVIIGLGWDVNKYDGGNDFDLDASVFLLGENGKVTTDADFVFYNNPTGGNGAIVHSGDNRTGAGDGDDEQIIVDLKGIPANIQRVAFTITIHDGENRNQNFGQVSNSYVRILNEESNEELIRYDLGEDFSIETALVVGELYRHNNEWKFSAIGSGYQGGLATLATDFGLQIG, encoded by the coding sequence ATGGCAATTAGTTTATCTAAAGGACAAAAAGTAGATTTAACAAAAGGAAATCCAGGTCTGTCAAAAGTAATTATCGGATTAGGATGGGATGTAAATAAATATGATGGCGGAAATGACTTTGATTTAGATGCATCTGTTTTTTTACTTGGAGAAAATGGAAAAGTAACAACTGATGCAGATTTCGTCTTTTACAATAATCCAACTGGTGGTAATGGAGCAATTGTTCATTCAGGAGACAATCGTACAGGAGCTGGGGACGGTGATGATGAACAAATCATCGTTGATTTAAAAGGTATTCCTGCTAATATTCAACGTGTTGCTTTTACAATTACAATCCATGATGGAGAAAATAGAAATCAAAACTTTGGACAAGTTTCTAATTCTTATGTCCGTATTTTAAATGAAGAATCAAATGAAGAATTAATCCGATATGATTTAGGAGAGGATTTTTCCATCGAAACAGCATTAGTTGTTGGTGAATTATATCGTCATAATAATGAGTGGAAATTTAGTGCCATTGGCAGTGGATACCAAGGCGGTTTAGCCACATTAGCAACTGACTTCGGTCTGCAAATTGGCTAA
- a CDS encoding YpjP family protein: MPNWIRKSLVVFVSILTFGLVSPSPATFFNNNNDNDKKPIDEREMPFARESVEEEAVLTDSTEEYFTREAFISKMMKEAEEQSYLKFGPKIKPVIEDEFRLVVLPNMEKAINEVTSIFPEEELSYLTVTEIPSSGTSERIFHITREYEDIIRFHVRRDRPPQEGYYFNFHYHTYHDQFQTHYTLGEIYWNKNTPPKWMS, translated from the coding sequence ATGCCTAATTGGATTCGTAAAAGCCTGGTCGTATTTGTTTCTATTTTAACTTTTGGTCTTGTTTCTCCATCACCGGCTACTTTTTTTAATAATAATAACGATAATGACAAAAAACCAATTGATGAAAGAGAAATGCCTTTTGCTAGAGAAAGTGTGGAAGAAGAAGCTGTATTGACAGATAGTACAGAAGAATACTTCACACGAGAAGCTTTTATTAGCAAAATGATGAAAGAAGCGGAAGAACAAAGCTATTTAAAATTTGGACCAAAGATTAAACCAGTAATTGAAGATGAGTTTCGCTTAGTCGTTCTCCCTAATATGGAAAAAGCAATTAATGAAGTAACAAGTATTTTTCCAGAAGAAGAATTAAGCTATTTAACGGTCACAGAAATTCCATCATCTGGTACAAGTGAACGAATCTTTCACATAACAAGAGAATATGAGGATATTATCCGTTTTCATGTAAGAAGGGATCGCCCCCCACAGGAAGGGTATTATTTTAACTTCCATTATCATACGTATCATGATCAATTCCAAACTCACTATACACTTGGAGAAATATATTGGAATAAAAATACTCCGCCAAAGTGGATGAGTTAA
- a CDS encoding class I SAM-dependent methyltransferase — MLVTTAGRTNNEMQMLAKRIAAEFNCKFVVREKVSIDYLKLQYQSDILVIGKNRFEFYPFDIAQPFFFHPNSAVFRIKRLIKKESDPFITASNLKKGNSFLDCTLGLASDSIVASFAVGSNGYVEGVEANNVIAFLVETGLKEWETNHSAIDEAMRRIVVKHSNALDVLIKKEDNSIDCVYFDPMFEETISSAGIHPLKKLAHYEELREEIIHHAKRAAKERVVLKDHFRSRRFEQFQFEQQKRKTAKFHYGIWLKNEQ, encoded by the coding sequence ATGCTTGTAACAACCGCAGGTAGAACAAATAATGAAATGCAGATGCTTGCAAAAAGAATTGCAGCTGAATTTAACTGCAAATTTGTAGTTAGAGAAAAAGTATCTATCGACTACTTAAAACTACAATATCAGTCAGATATCCTTGTTATCGGAAAAAATCGTTTTGAATTTTATCCATTTGATATAGCACAACCATTCTTTTTTCATCCAAATTCAGCTGTGTTTCGAATTAAAAGACTAATAAAAAAGGAATCAGATCCATTTATCACAGCAAGCAATTTAAAAAAAGGAAATAGTTTTTTAGATTGTACTTTAGGTCTTGCTTCCGATAGCATTGTTGCAAGTTTTGCAGTGGGAAGTAATGGCTATGTAGAGGGGGTAGAAGCAAACAATGTGATTGCATTTCTGGTGGAAACGGGGTTAAAAGAATGGGAGACAAATCACTCTGCAATAGATGAAGCGATGCGAAGGATAGTAGTGAAGCATTCCAATGCGTTAGATGTGCTAATCAAAAAAGAAGATAATAGTATAGATTGTGTCTATTTTGATCCCATGTTTGAAGAAACTATTTCATCTGCTGGAATCCATCCTTTAAAAAAACTAGCCCATTATGAAGAGTTAAGAGAAGAAATAATCCATCATGCAAAGCGTGCTGCAAAAGAGAGAGTAGTATTGAAAGATCATTTTAGAAGCAGGAGATTTGAGCAGTTCCAATTTGAGCAGCAAAAACGTAAAACAGCAAAATTTCATTATGGAATTTGGCTAAAAAATGAACAATGA
- a CDS encoding BrxA/BrxB family bacilliredoxin → MSMAYDEYMKQVVKPMRAELTQAGFEELQTEEAVEQFIETNKGTSLVVVNSVCGCAAGLARPAVTQAVLASEKKPDQLVTVFAGQEKEATAKMREFFGDIEPSSPSMALIKDNQVVHFIHRYDIEGNTMEAIMENLVSAFEQYC, encoded by the coding sequence ATGTCAATGGCATATGATGAGTATATGAAACAAGTGGTAAAACCGATGAGAGCAGAACTAACACAAGCGGGTTTTGAAGAATTGCAAACAGAAGAAGCAGTGGAGCAATTTATCGAAACAAACAAAGGAACTTCTTTAGTAGTCGTTAATTCAGTTTGTGGCTGTGCTGCAGGTTTAGCAAGACCAGCTGTTACACAAGCAGTGCTTGCTTCAGAAAAGAAACCAGATCAATTAGTAACAGTGTTTGCTGGTCAAGAAAAAGAAGCAACAGCAAAAATGCGTGAATTCTTCGGTGATATCGAGCCATCTTCTCCATCAATGGCATTAATTAAAGATAATCAAGTCGTTCATTTCATTCATCGCTACGATATTGAAGGAAATACAATGGAAGCAATAATGGAAAACCTAGTATCAGCTTTTGAACAATATTGCTAA
- a CDS encoding conserved virulence factor C family protein, whose amino-acid sequence MRIISIEPTPSPNTMKINLDQELPMGKSNNYKGDNSSEAPELIQNILSIEGIKGVYHVADFLAVERNARYDWKELLSKVRNVFGEDEAAEEVQEINEHFGEINVQVQMYKGIPMQIKLSDGNEERRFGLPELFIQAVSAVRTPEDNVVMTRKWKDFGVRYGEFEEIGNVMIEELVAAYPQERINAIIEHAKNPQTEASEKPIRVRTKLTFADLEDPDWKVRYQKLEQSEDPTVDDISVLTKALDDEKPSIRRLATVYLGMIEDTAVLPSLYKALKDKTVTVRRTAGDCLSDLGFPEAMEEMMQALDDKSKIVRWRAAMFLYEVGDERALPALKVHENDPEFEVSLQIKLAIERIELGEEAKGSVWKQMTEARK is encoded by the coding sequence ATGAGAATTATTTCTATTGAACCAACACCAAGTCCAAATACTATGAAAATTAACTTAGACCAAGAGTTGCCAATGGGAAAGAGTAATAATTATAAGGGAGATAATTCATCGGAAGCACCAGAATTAATTCAAAATATCCTTTCTATTGAAGGAATTAAAGGTGTCTATCATGTAGCTGATTTTCTAGCAGTGGAAAGAAATGCCCGCTATGATTGGAAGGAATTACTTTCAAAAGTGCGCAATGTCTTTGGGGAGGACGAAGCTGCTGAGGAAGTGCAAGAGATAAATGAGCACTTCGGAGAAATCAACGTTCAAGTTCAAATGTATAAAGGTATACCAATGCAAATTAAATTATCAGATGGCAATGAAGAAAGAAGATTCGGCTTACCTGAACTATTTATACAAGCCGTTTCAGCAGTGCGTACTCCTGAAGATAATGTTGTGATGACAAGAAAATGGAAAGATTTTGGCGTGCGATATGGGGAATTTGAGGAAATTGGTAATGTTATGATTGAAGAACTCGTTGCTGCATATCCACAAGAGAGGATTAATGCAATTATTGAACATGCTAAAAATCCACAAACAGAAGCAAGCGAAAAACCTATACGAGTTAGAACTAAACTAACTTTTGCAGATTTAGAAGATCCTGATTGGAAAGTTCGATATCAAAAACTAGAACAAAGCGAAGATCCTACAGTAGATGATATCTCCGTTTTAACGAAAGCACTGGATGATGAAAAACCATCTATTCGCAGACTTGCAACTGTTTACCTAGGCATGATTGAGGATACTGCCGTTCTTCCTTCTTTATACAAAGCTTTGAAGGATAAAACAGTAACTGTACGACGAACAGCAGGCGATTGTTTGTCCGATTTAGGATTTCCTGAAGCGATGGAAGAAATGATGCAAGCACTAGATGATAAAAGCAAGATTGTTCGATGGAGAGCAGCGATGTTCTTATATGAAGTTGGGGATGAAAGAGCCCTTCCGGCATTAAAAGTACATGAAAATGATCCGGAATTTGAAGTTAGCTTGCAAATAAAATTGGCAATTGAACGAATCGAATTAGGGGAAGAAGCGAAGGGGTCTGTATGGAAACAGATGACGGAAGCAAGAAAATAA
- a CDS encoding ABC-F family ATP-binding cassette domain-containing protein has product MKSILIENVTKTYGEKKLFENISFSISEKERVGLIGINGTGKSSLLKIVVGIDLPDEGEIIAPKDYRIAYSAQSPELSPELTVLNQVYAGDAPVLSLIKAYEAILIEINNDPENNQLHERLFDLQKRMDALNGWEVHTNAKTVLMKLGITNFEKKVGELSGGQKKRVALAQVLIQEPDLLILDEPTNHLDFEAVKWLEDYLSRYTGALLLVTHDRYFLDRVTNRMFELDGGNLYSYKGNYGDFLQAKAIREENEAATIDKQKNLFRRELEWIRRGAKARSTKQKARIQRFDALDDTLANVKAKDKLDISLKGSRLGKQVFELVDASKYFEDKIILDNFNLLVKPGDRIGIIGKNGTGKSTFLNVLAGKISLDSGERVIGQTVKVAYYTQESEDMDTSKRMIEYLKETAEIIEASDGKVITAAQMLERFLFPPHTHGTIIGKLSGGERRRLYLLKILMGEPNVLLLDEPTNDLDTQTLMVLEDYLDDFKGVVITVSHDRYFLDKVAEQLLILKGNGVIDTYYGNYSEYLEVERKEEQQIKEKSETPVQRKEPKEKKVKLSYNEQREWASIDQDIENVEERLASIETELAETGSDFEKAAQLMKEQEQLNEKLEHLIERWSYLSEIADMS; this is encoded by the coding sequence ATGAAAAGTATTTTAATTGAAAATGTAACAAAAACATATGGAGAGAAAAAATTATTTGAAAACATTTCCTTTTCGATAAGTGAAAAGGAACGTGTCGGTTTAATTGGCATAAATGGTACTGGAAAATCTTCTTTATTAAAAATCGTTGTTGGTATTGATCTTCCAGATGAAGGAGAAATAATAGCACCGAAAGATTATCGGATTGCCTATTCTGCACAAAGTCCGGAACTAAGCCCTGAGCTTACTGTTTTAAATCAAGTATATGCTGGTGATGCGCCAGTGTTATCACTAATTAAAGCGTACGAAGCGATATTAATAGAAATCAACAATGATCCGGAAAACAATCAGCTTCATGAAAGGCTGTTTGATCTGCAAAAAAGAATGGATGCCTTAAATGGCTGGGAAGTTCATACAAATGCAAAAACTGTACTAATGAAGTTAGGAATTACTAATTTTGAAAAGAAAGTTGGAGAATTGTCAGGGGGGCAAAAGAAAAGAGTAGCTTTAGCGCAAGTTCTTATTCAAGAGCCAGATTTACTAATTTTAGATGAACCAACAAACCATCTTGATTTTGAGGCTGTTAAATGGTTGGAAGACTATTTAAGCAGATATACTGGTGCGCTTTTATTAGTAACACATGATCGGTATTTTTTAGATCGTGTCACAAATAGAATGTTTGAACTCGATGGAGGAAATCTCTATAGCTATAAAGGAAACTACGGTGATTTTTTACAAGCGAAAGCTATTCGGGAAGAAAATGAAGCAGCGACGATTGACAAACAAAAGAATTTATTTAGAAGAGAATTAGAATGGATTAGAAGAGGAGCAAAAGCACGTTCTACAAAGCAAAAAGCAAGAATTCAACGGTTTGATGCTTTGGATGATACATTGGCTAATGTTAAAGCAAAAGACAAACTGGATATCTCCCTTAAAGGAAGTAGATTAGGAAAACAAGTCTTTGAATTGGTTGACGCAAGCAAATATTTTGAGGATAAAATTATTTTGGATAACTTTAATTTACTTGTAAAACCGGGAGATAGAATTGGGATAATCGGTAAAAATGGAACGGGTAAATCAACTTTCTTAAATGTATTAGCAGGCAAGATATCACTTGATTCTGGTGAAAGAGTGATTGGGCAAACCGTAAAAGTTGCCTACTATACGCAAGAAAGTGAAGATATGGATACTTCTAAAAGAATGATTGAATATCTAAAAGAAACAGCAGAAATAATCGAGGCATCAGACGGTAAAGTGATTACAGCTGCACAGATGCTGGAAAGATTTTTATTTCCTCCCCATACACATGGTACTATTATCGGAAAGTTATCTGGAGGAGAAAGACGACGACTTTATTTATTAAAAATACTTATGGGGGAACCAAATGTTCTTTTATTAGATGAGCCGACAAATGATCTGGATACACAAACTCTAATGGTGCTTGAAGATTACTTAGATGACTTCAAAGGAGTCGTTATTACTGTATCCCATGATCGCTATTTCCTCGATAAAGTTGCCGAACAGCTGTTGATTTTAAAGGGAAATGGTGTAATAGACACATATTATGGAAATTATAGTGAATATTTAGAGGTAGAAAGAAAAGAAGAACAACAAATAAAAGAAAAATCGGAAACACCAGTTCAAAGAAAGGAACCAAAAGAGAAAAAAGTAAAGCTTAGCTATAACGAACAGCGAGAATGGGCATCCATTGACCAGGACATTGAAAACGTAGAAGAGCGACTAGCAAGCATCGAAACAGAACTAGCCGAAACAGGCAGTGATTTTGAAAAAGCTGCTCAATTAATGAAAGAACAAGAACAGTTAAATGAGAAATTAGAACATCTTATTGAGCGATGGAGTTATTTATCCGAAATAGCCGATATGTCGTAA
- a CDS encoding HD domain-containing protein translates to MNIITKVEKLVKLEMEKDTSGHDWYHVDRVRKMALLLSEKEGNGYSRSIELAALLHDISDEKLNNSKEEGQQKLANILACISIDNHEKEQIITIISSVGFKGGNGIFPESLDAKIVQDADRLDAIGALGIARTFAYGGSVGSPIYDPSLSIRQKMTEEEYRKNNSSSIHHFYEKLLKIKNLLHTDSARKIAEARHLFMESFLQEFYKEWNVQDEKYFN, encoded by the coding sequence ATGAATATTATTACCAAAGTAGAAAAATTGGTGAAACTAGAGATGGAAAAAGATACAAGCGGCCATGACTGGTATCATGTTGATAGAGTTCGGAAAATGGCTTTATTGCTCTCCGAAAAAGAGGGAAATGGCTATTCCAGGTCAATCGAGCTTGCCGCGTTATTACATGATATTTCAGATGAAAAATTAAATAATTCAAAAGAAGAGGGTCAACAGAAGTTGGCTAACATTCTAGCATGTATTTCGATAGATAATCACGAGAAGGAGCAGATTATCACCATCATATCATCGGTTGGTTTCAAAGGGGGAAATGGGATATTTCCCGAAAGCCTAGATGCAAAAATAGTTCAAGATGCTGATCGATTAGATGCAATCGGAGCACTTGGTATTGCTAGAACATTTGCTTACGGTGGAAGCGTAGGAAGTCCTATTTATGATCCTTCCTTATCGATAAGACAAAAGATGACAGAAGAGGAATATCGGAAAAATAACTCTTCATCCATTCATCATTTCTATGAGAAGCTATTAAAAATCAAAAACCTTTTACATACAGATAGTGCTAGAAAAATCGCAGAAGCAAGGCATCTGTTTATGGAAAGTTTTCTACAAGAATTTTATAAAGAATGGAATGTACAAGATGAAAAGTATTTTAATTGA
- a CDS encoding amidohydrolase family protein, whose amino-acid sequence MKIIDAHIHYSSIESFKDTAKNLSFVDYSYEGIKKEMKDANIVLAIGMGVTETPQMGFPDYHAQTPMGLDLDLLIPENVVYCAGINPYDMDVSAQERLEIEIQKPNVVGIKIYLGYYPFYAYDEVYEPVYKLAEKYQLPVVFHTGDTYSERGFLKYAHPLAIDEVAVKHRDVNFMMAHFGDPWTLTGAEIIYKNSNVYADLSGLIVGTEKELEEAHEGIFLDHLRHALVFSHSYDKLLFGTDWPLAPFAPYINFVRKLIPEVYHEDVFYRTALKVFPKIKPFISTE is encoded by the coding sequence ATGAAAATAATTGATGCCCATATACATTACTCAAGTATAGAATCGTTTAAAGATACGGCGAAGAATCTTTCTTTTGTAGATTATAGTTATGAAGGAATTAAAAAAGAAATGAAGGATGCTAATATTGTCCTTGCGATTGGAATGGGGGTTACAGAAACTCCACAGATGGGTTTTCCTGATTATCATGCACAAACACCGATGGGGCTAGATTTAGATTTATTGATTCCTGAAAATGTAGTCTATTGTGCTGGCATAAATCCATATGATATGGATGTGTCGGCACAGGAAAGGCTTGAGATTGAGATTCAAAAGCCGAATGTGGTTGGAATTAAAATTTATTTAGGCTATTATCCGTTTTATGCTTATGATGAAGTGTATGAACCAGTATACAAACTTGCAGAGAAGTATCAATTACCAGTCGTTTTTCATACAGGAGATACTTATTCGGAGAGAGGATTTTTAAAATATGCTCATCCTTTAGCTATTGACGAAGTGGCTGTTAAGCACCGTGATGTTAATTTCATGATGGCCCATTTTGGTGATCCATGGACATTGACTGGTGCCGAAATAATTTATAAAAATTCAAATGTGTATGCAGATTTATCTGGTTTAATCGTTGGAACAGAGAAAGAACTGGAAGAGGCTCATGAAGGGATTTTTCTTGACCATTTGCGCCATGCCCTCGTTTTTTCTCATTCATATGATAAGCTGCTTTTCGGCACAGATTGGCCGCTAGCTCCATTTGCTCCATATATCAACTTTGTTAGAAAGCTAATACCTGAAGTTTATCATGAGGATGTATTTTATCGAACAGCATTGAAAGTATTTCCCAAAATAAAACCTTTTATAAGCACAGAATAA